The following proteins are co-located in the Fimbriimonadia bacterium genome:
- a CDS encoding alpha/beta fold hydrolase, with amino-acid sequence MVRYARLLALSLFAPLALASCTAQSPAPVLSQAVGEALLAYDRALPLDAEVKEKSLEDGVRLLSVTYSSTHGERVPALLAVPAEAKSPLPCVVLMHGLGGSKDGMKPFWVELTKAGYACFAIDAKFHGERPKGPGGQALLLYPYSGRDALAQTVVDLRRGLDFLQTRDEIDTKRIGYAGVSMGAILGSITAGVDDRIAAVVLIVGGGDWNVLLEKSLLSLAGDKNLKDKTVRAPVVTALDPLDPVHWVGRISPRPVLMINGDLDNIVPVEANKALHAAAKEPKKVVWYSGGHFAPPDLVRRELLAWFADHLNGKP; translated from the coding sequence GTGGTCCGATACGCTAGACTTCTTGCCCTATCACTGTTCGCTCCCCTTGCGCTCGCGTCGTGCACCGCCCAAAGCCCTGCGCCGGTATTGTCTCAGGCGGTCGGGGAAGCGCTTCTTGCCTACGATCGTGCCCTCCCTCTCGATGCCGAGGTGAAGGAAAAGAGTCTGGAGGACGGAGTGAGGTTGCTTTCCGTGACCTACTCGAGCACTCATGGCGAGCGTGTGCCTGCCCTGCTGGCGGTGCCTGCCGAAGCGAAATCGCCGCTGCCTTGCGTGGTGCTGATGCACGGACTGGGCGGTTCGAAGGATGGCATGAAGCCGTTTTGGGTAGAGCTTACGAAAGCCGGCTACGCGTGCTTCGCGATTGACGCCAAGTTCCACGGTGAGCGACCGAAAGGGCCGGGCGGCCAAGCGCTGCTACTGTATCCGTATTCCGGACGGGACGCCCTTGCCCAGACGGTTGTTGACCTTCGGCGGGGACTCGACTTTCTGCAGACACGAGACGAGATTGACACGAAGCGGATCGGATACGCAGGAGTTAGCATGGGGGCTATCCTCGGTTCCATCACGGCAGGGGTAGATGACCGCATCGCCGCCGTCGTGCTGATCGTGGGAGGAGGCGACTGGAACGTACTCCTGGAGAAGTCGCTGCTGTCGTTGGCCGGGGATAAGAACCTAAAGGACAAGACTGTGCGTGCGCCCGTAGTCACCGCACTGGACCCGCTGGACCCAGTTCACTGGGTCGGTCGCATCTCGCCGCGCCCCGTGCTGATGATCAACGGCGACCTGGACAACATCGTGCCTGTCGAGGCCAACAAGGCCCTACATGCGGCAGCCAAGGAGCCCAAGAAGGTCGTCTGGTATTCCGGCGGGCACTTCGCCCCGCCAGATCTTGTGCGCAGGGAACTCTTGGCTTGGTTTGCCGATCATCTCAATGGAAAACCGTGA
- a CDS encoding KH domain-containing protein has product MERTVEASGKTLEEAKNAAMKLLGVTDPSQVVFEELPDKKGLFNFVYKRVRATVGEARPKESIVAPAPPPKTPEPHKPAQPKAAPKPAPPPAAKKSELPPATDAEIQELLAVALGPDEDAPPVSIPETAVDEAVALLSAIVSAAEMQVQVSHLKTEGRYIHLNLSGPDLPHLIGRKGVVIDSLQYLANVIFCKEHVGVRLVLDGDGYRTKRALTLRKLALELAQHVAKTSEEAELEPLPAHERRIVHRVLRDEQAVTTYSEGLEPDRRVVISPRSLSSS; this is encoded by the coding sequence GTGGAGCGAACAGTCGAAGCATCGGGCAAAACCCTGGAAGAAGCGAAGAACGCCGCGATGAAGTTGCTCGGCGTCACCGACCCCTCGCAGGTGGTCTTCGAGGAGCTGCCCGACAAAAAGGGTCTGTTCAACTTCGTGTACAAGCGTGTCAGAGCGACCGTCGGTGAGGCACGCCCCAAGGAAAGCATCGTAGCCCCAGCACCACCGCCCAAGACCCCAGAGCCGCACAAGCCGGCACAGCCGAAGGCGGCCCCGAAACCGGCTCCCCCCCCGGCGGCCAAGAAGTCGGAACTCCCACCAGCGACCGATGCCGAGATTCAGGAACTCCTCGCCGTGGCCCTTGGCCCGGACGAGGATGCACCGCCGGTGTCAATACCAGAGACGGCTGTAGACGAGGCCGTCGCCCTGCTCAGCGCCATTGTTTCCGCTGCCGAGATGCAGGTGCAAGTCAGTCACTTGAAGACCGAAGGCCGGTACATCCACCTGAACCTATCGGGGCCTGATCTCCCGCACCTTATCGGGCGCAAGGGAGTGGTGATCGACTCTCTCCAGTACTTGGCTAACGTCATCTTCTGCAAAGAACATGTCGGGGTTCGGCTCGTGCTAGATGGCGACGGCTATCGCACCAAGCGTGCGCTGACGCTTAGAAAGCTGGCATTGGAGCTAGCTCAGCATGTGGCAAAGACCTCGGAGGAGGCAGAGCTGGAGCCGCTGCCGGCTCATGAGCGGCGAATCGTTCATAGGGTGCTGCGGGACGAGCAGGCTGTGACCACGTACAGCGAGGGTCTGGAGCCGGATCGACGCGTGGTTATTTCACCGCGCAGCCTCTCCAGCAGCTAA
- a CDS encoding MFS transporter has translation MSAEPQPLNRHEVLRGIRMANLDAGLYTAFIAFSTGAFVIGFARHLGLNDFWLGVLISMPALVGLFHVPGSIWADMFPSRRTLCVPMALAHRVFWACIAVLPFLPAHYPRGAMLMFFMTLAALSVTLINSTFLAWLGDLVSEKHRGWFFGRRTAVCGWVAVLVSIPAGLLVDTVIREKGPSIGYGVTFGIGTVASLMSFYFFARIPEPPRATKVKRTLREATESVRSAFLDRNYRSVILFSLAFAFAVGFPSAFFADYMLKQLKMSFTMIQVIGTVTSLSSISSTKLWGFLSDRFGSKPILIISCAGITPLLLFWVACSPDHLQLSYIYLFIAHVLGGVFWAGVGIAHTKLMIEAAPKEHQTVAVGAVSTVNALAMGIAPALAGALMQSMKGVFADEFRYETIFLITVVMRTAVFFSAFLISDPRATRVREVMSQLGAVRPSGMLALRKLGTRHDKQSREAAIEQLGQVKMGMAVEELAVALDDPEPSVRKKALAALSQIGGTKASELILQHMREHPEYADEDAVSALADIGTEEGVQSIARLLSSPSPGLRLAAARALGRAGGPIAVQALSEVADSTEDPDLRRTALRALGNTQSPEGYAAIQRGLEASEASIRLVAAEAVATLNIRAAADTLRRRLLDEEGSVAAEMAYALGVVGDTSDFDTIGDVVARMEPGMARQRAVLGWAKLLGVERELYKLLVLRGMDRDAAVLQALRAKRRHEPAYRLAAHRYAQGDEGGALRALAEASDANPWIRRLLRSETTESFLLAVGLLEREGRSGTHLAGSTADQ, from the coding sequence GTGTCCGCAGAGCCGCAGCCGCTCAACCGTCACGAGGTGCTGCGCGGTATCCGGATGGCAAATCTGGATGCCGGGCTTTATACCGCCTTCATCGCCTTCTCCACCGGCGCATTCGTCATTGGGTTCGCCCGACATCTAGGGCTGAACGACTTCTGGCTTGGCGTCCTGATCTCCATGCCCGCGCTCGTTGGCCTGTTTCACGTGCCTGGCTCCATCTGGGCGGACATGTTTCCGAGTCGGCGGACGCTCTGTGTGCCGATGGCGTTGGCGCACAGGGTTTTCTGGGCATGTATCGCAGTGCTGCCGTTCCTGCCGGCGCACTATCCGCGAGGCGCAATGCTCATGTTCTTCATGACGCTCGCGGCACTGTCCGTCACACTCATCAACTCGACTTTCCTCGCCTGGCTTGGCGACCTGGTCTCCGAGAAACACCGTGGGTGGTTCTTCGGGCGCAGGACCGCAGTCTGCGGCTGGGTGGCAGTGCTCGTCTCGATCCCCGCCGGCCTGTTGGTGGATACTGTCATCCGCGAGAAGGGCCCGTCCATCGGCTATGGTGTCACGTTCGGCATCGGAACGGTCGCCAGCTTGATGTCCTTTTACTTCTTCGCCCGCATCCCCGAGCCACCGCGCGCGACCAAGGTCAAGCGAACACTGCGTGAGGCGACCGAGTCTGTCCGGTCGGCGTTCCTGGATCGCAACTACCGCAGCGTGATCCTGTTCTCGTTAGCGTTCGCGTTCGCAGTAGGGTTCCCCTCGGCGTTCTTTGCGGACTACATGCTGAAACAACTCAAGATGTCCTTCACCATGATCCAGGTGATAGGGACGGTGACATCACTGTCGTCCATCTCCTCGACGAAGCTTTGGGGCTTTCTCAGCGACCGTTTCGGCAGCAAGCCTATCCTGATTATCTCCTGCGCCGGGATCACGCCGCTGCTTCTATTCTGGGTGGCGTGCAGCCCGGACCACTTGCAGCTCTCCTATATCTACCTGTTCATCGCGCACGTCTTGGGAGGGGTGTTCTGGGCCGGCGTCGGTATCGCACATACCAAGCTGATGATCGAGGCGGCGCCGAAGGAACACCAGACGGTGGCCGTGGGAGCGGTGTCCACGGTCAACGCCTTGGCCATGGGAATCGCACCTGCGCTGGCCGGTGCACTCATGCAGTCCATGAAAGGGGTCTTCGCCGACGAGTTTCGCTACGAGACCATCTTCCTTATCACCGTGGTGATGCGCACTGCGGTCTTCTTCTCCGCATTCCTCATCAGTGACCCCAGGGCTACTCGGGTGCGAGAGGTGATGTCGCAGCTAGGAGCAGTCCGCCCGAGCGGGATGTTGGCACTGCGAAAGCTGGGTACCCGTCATGACAAGCAGAGCCGCGAGGCTGCCATCGAGCAGCTCGGCCAGGTGAAGATGGGAATGGCAGTCGAGGAACTGGCGGTCGCACTGGACGATCCTGAGCCTTCCGTCCGTAAGAAGGCGCTTGCTGCCCTCAGTCAGATCGGTGGAACCAAAGCGTCCGAGTTGATCCTACAGCACATGCGGGAGCACCCGGAATACGCCGATGAGGACGCGGTCTCCGCACTAGCTGATATCGGGACCGAAGAGGGTGTCCAATCCATCGCACGATTGTTGTCGAGCCCGAGCCCGGGGCTTCGGCTTGCCGCCGCTCGTGCCCTCGGGCGGGCCGGAGGACCGATCGCAGTACAGGCTCTGAGCGAGGTAGCGGACAGTACCGAGGACCCGGACCTCCGACGGACGGCGTTGCGTGCCCTCGGGAACACGCAATCGCCTGAGGGCTATGCAGCCATTCAGCGCGGCCTTGAAGCCTCGGAGGCCAGTATCCGTCTCGTCGCCGCCGAGGCCGTAGCCACGTTGAATATACGCGCTGCGGCCGACACGCTGAGACGGCGACTCCTCGACGAAGAGGGATCGGTCGCAGCGGAGATGGCTTATGCCCTCGGCGTCGTCGGTGATACGAGCGACTTCGACACGATCGGTGATGTTGTCGCCCGCATGGAGCCCGGCATGGCACGACAGAGAGCTGTGCTCGGCTGGGCAAAACTTCTCGGGGTCGAGCGCGAACTGTACAAGCTACTTGTTCTGCGCGGGATGGACCGCGACGCTGCGGTCTTGCAGGCCCTGCGGGCCAAGCGACGCCATGAGCCTGCGTATCGCCTGGCGGCACATAGGTACGCTCAAGGCGACGAGGGGGGCGCGCTTCGAGCCCTTGCCGAAGCATCCGATGCTAACCCGTGGATTCGGCGGCTCTTGCGGTCGGAGACCACGGAGTCTTTCCTGCTTGCAGTCGGGCTGCTGGAACGAGAGGGCCGATCCGGCACGCATCTTGCAGGTAGCACGGCAGACCAATAG
- a CDS encoding zinc-binding dehydrogenase, with product MKVVRIHQFGSVDNLVLEDVPEPTPSPGQALVRVRACALNHLDLWVRNGVPAYRTPLPHILGSDIAGEMAEDCGEFKAGDPVILHPVLSCRRCEMCISGRDNICRNFGILGAHVPGGYAQYLAVDSINLVRKPERLSWVEAASIPLVFLTAHHMLLERAKLQAGETVAVLAAGSGVGIAAIQIAKLAGATVVAIAGSDQKLARARELGADFGVNYTQPDWGKQVRSFTKGMGPDVVVEHVGEATFPESVRMMRPGGRLVTCGATTGPDSGFDIRVLYSRELNVLGSMLGSLRESHRVAELFAAGKLKPVVDSVLPLSEARAAHKKLEDRAVFGKVVLEIP from the coding sequence ATGAAGGTGGTAAGAATCCATCAGTTTGGTTCGGTGGACAACCTCGTTCTCGAAGATGTTCCTGAGCCGACTCCCAGCCCTGGCCAGGCGTTGGTAAGGGTGCGAGCGTGCGCGCTCAACCACCTCGATCTGTGGGTAAGGAACGGTGTCCCCGCCTATCGTACGCCGCTCCCGCACATCTTGGGCTCGGACATCGCTGGTGAGATGGCCGAGGACTGCGGGGAGTTCAAGGCGGGCGACCCCGTGATACTGCACCCAGTGCTAAGCTGTCGGCGGTGCGAGATGTGCATCAGCGGGCGCGATAACATTTGCAGGAACTTCGGCATCCTCGGGGCGCACGTTCCTGGCGGGTACGCGCAGTACCTGGCAGTCGACTCGATAAACCTGGTGCGAAAGCCGGAACGTTTGAGCTGGGTGGAAGCAGCGTCCATTCCTCTGGTGTTTCTGACTGCGCACCACATGCTGTTGGAGCGCGCAAAGCTGCAGGCAGGCGAGACGGTCGCAGTGCTGGCAGCAGGAAGCGGGGTCGGAATCGCTGCCATTCAGATCGCAAAGCTTGCCGGGGCGACGGTAGTCGCGATCGCCGGAAGTGACCAGAAGCTGGCTCGCGCCCGCGAACTCGGCGCGGACTTCGGCGTCAACTACACGCAACCGGACTGGGGCAAGCAGGTGCGCTCGTTCACCAAGGGCATGGGACCGGACGTAGTAGTCGAACACGTAGGCGAGGCGACCTTCCCGGAGAGCGTCCGAATGATGCGCCCAGGCGGACGACTGGTCACGTGTGGGGCGACGACGGGACCGGACAGCGGTTTCGACATTCGCGTGCTCTACTCGAGGGAACTCAACGTACTGGGCTCCATGCTCGGGAGTCTGCGCGAGTCGCACAGGGTGGCCGAGCTGTTTGCCGCGGGCAAGCTGAAACCCGTCGTGGACAGCGTGCTGCCGCTGTCGGAGGCCCGTGCAGCGCACAAGAAGCTCGAGGACCGCGCAGTCTTCGGCAAGGTGGTATTGGAGATTCCGTAA
- a CDS encoding 3D domain-containing protein produces MRLTTVVGLGVAALLLLASAKSAVNSGTGTKTEAKPKENLAQVLLWEAKEIPFIKEYIRDTNIPRGSIKKHREGKPGRIVRLYCRLIGPKGVVKNEVLFENITPPQSELYLVGIEGYKTSRGSFSGRKVLIMNATAYDPGPASCGKYASGYTATGIKAEYGVVAVDPKVIPLGTRLYVEGYGYAIAADVGAKVDGYDIDLCFPTYQQAKAFGRKKVKVHILD; encoded by the coding sequence ATGCGTTTGACGACAGTGGTTGGTTTGGGAGTGGCGGCTCTGCTACTTCTCGCAAGCGCGAAATCCGCGGTGAACAGCGGAACCGGGACGAAGACGGAAGCAAAACCGAAGGAGAACTTGGCCCAAGTGCTTCTATGGGAAGCCAAGGAAATCCCCTTCATCAAGGAATACATCCGCGATACGAACATCCCTCGCGGAAGCATCAAGAAGCATCGCGAAGGGAAGCCCGGACGGATCGTCCGGCTCTATTGCAGGCTAATAGGCCCCAAGGGCGTAGTGAAGAACGAAGTGTTGTTCGAGAACATCACGCCTCCCCAAAGCGAGCTGTATCTAGTCGGTATAGAAGGGTACAAGACCTCGCGAGGCTCCTTCTCCGGGCGAAAGGTGCTGATCATGAACGCCACGGCCTACGACCCGGGGCCGGCAAGCTGCGGGAAGTATGCGAGTGGCTATACCGCAACCGGCATTAAGGCCGAGTACGGCGTCGTCGCGGTGGATCCGAAAGTGATCCCGCTGGGCACTAGGTTGTACGTCGAGGGTTACGGCTACGCCATTGCTGCCGATGTGGGTGCAAAGGTGGATGGCTACGACATTGACCTCTGCTTCCCGACGTATCAGCAGGCCAAGGCTTTCGGCCGTAAGAAGGTCAAGGTACACATTCTCGACTGA
- a CDS encoding GNAT family N-acetyltransferase has translation MGAVLELICKAFDVDRQAAEPIFFADPFFDLSHKWLLFDGEQPVSTATVVPLEMQMGGWYMRCAGIAGVATDPSQQGKGYASRLLRDLLVALPEMGYVAAALVPNRRPIYERLGFVMVGERIRARLTPPIRGIGGPARWASWEDADLLARLYRLHGGHRLGALRRGEERWHYVLWQNPRIALFGDPPAGYAVLSEEPGALVVKEVMPPAPYALPPSLLDHQTISITGRVEDLDGWIAAGYGLIEPPVYEDHFMARILDLPEVIRCLARLRPEMSNVVAAADDIIPRNSISLRFSEGTVMQSDSAAEQVPIGNLTRALFCGAENDPIRSLGLFPPRRSFSLYPCDYF, from the coding sequence GTGGGTGCCGTCCTGGAACTCATCTGCAAGGCATTCGATGTAGACAGACAAGCGGCCGAGCCGATCTTCTTTGCCGACCCCTTCTTCGATCTGTCCCACAAGTGGCTGCTCTTCGACGGAGAGCAACCTGTTTCTACTGCCACCGTGGTACCGCTGGAGATGCAGATGGGCGGTTGGTACATGCGATGCGCCGGCATCGCGGGAGTCGCCACCGACCCATCGCAGCAGGGCAAAGGATATGCTAGCAGACTCCTCCGCGATCTGTTAGTTGCCCTGCCCGAGATGGGCTATGTCGCTGCAGCTCTCGTTCCAAACCGTCGGCCAATCTACGAGCGTCTCGGATTCGTCATGGTAGGAGAGAGGATACGTGCCCGCCTGACTCCACCGATTCGTGGTATTGGGGGACCGGCACGTTGGGCATCGTGGGAGGACGCGGACTTGCTCGCTCGTCTCTACCGTCTGCACGGAGGTCACAGGCTGGGGGCACTGCGACGCGGTGAGGAGCGCTGGCACTATGTGCTATGGCAGAACCCAAGGATTGCGCTCTTCGGCGACCCACCGGCTGGCTATGCGGTGCTGTCCGAAGAGCCCGGTGCCCTGGTGGTGAAGGAGGTCATGCCGCCCGCGCCATATGCACTTCCACCCAGTCTGCTCGACCATCAGACCATCTCGATTACCGGGCGGGTGGAGGATCTCGACGGATGGATTGCGGCCGGCTACGGGCTGATCGAGCCCCCCGTGTACGAGGACCACTTCATGGCACGCATCCTCGACCTCCCCGAGGTCATACGATGCCTGGCGCGTCTTCGCCCTGAGATGAGCAACGTGGTGGCAGCCGCCGACGACATCATCCCACGCAATTCGATCTCCCTCCGGTTCTCGGAGGGCACGGTCATGCAGAGCGACTCGGCCGCCGAGCAAGTCCCCATAGGCAATCTCACCCGCGCGCTCTTCTGCGGTGCGGAAAACGATCCTATTAGGTCACTTGGTCTCTTTCCGCCAAGGCGCTCCTTCAGCCTATACCCTTGCGACTACTTCTGA
- a CDS encoding HD domain-containing protein, producing the protein MSTALDEAIAKLRDATSGTEYENSLFLVGGYVRDKRLGIPPADDLDLVLEGNACTLASFLFHRSVSSHAPVLYPRFGTARVQVAGVPVEIVGARRETYDPFSRKPHVVQTDLATDALRRDFTVNTLLENLHTGEMFDPLGRGMEDLSQRILRTPLEPQRTFRDDPLRMLRAVRLACKLGFAIAEDCEEAIRVEADRLRIVSGERIRDELTKMLLHASAGTALRRLERLGLLAAFAPELQAMVGCEQNGVHICDVWEHTVLAVEGLPPDASLPLRLATVLHDVGKPLTKSVDEDGRIRFYDHQVAGLAPAKAFLRRLKFPNHVTADTLNLVRLHMRPGGYSPQWTDGAVRRLLRDAGPLFDDLLILCRADAAARRVDLAPPDLDGLEERARKVATDFHADDAKSPLSGREIMDALGIQPGDEVGRLKNELTEAVLDGRLAKGDKEGALRMLRAMREG; encoded by the coding sequence ATGAGCACCGCGCTGGATGAAGCGATCGCAAAACTCCGTGATGCCACCAGCGGAACGGAGTACGAAAACTCGCTCTTCCTGGTAGGCGGCTACGTCCGCGACAAGCGACTCGGCATTCCCCCTGCCGACGATCTGGATTTGGTGTTGGAGGGCAACGCCTGCACCCTTGCGTCCTTTTTGTTCCATAGGAGTGTCAGCTCGCATGCCCCCGTGCTTTACCCGCGCTTCGGCACCGCGCGAGTCCAAGTGGCGGGAGTGCCGGTGGAGATCGTCGGTGCCAGACGCGAGACCTATGACCCGTTCAGCCGAAAGCCGCACGTGGTGCAGACGGATCTGGCCACCGACGCGCTGCGCCGTGACTTCACCGTGAACACCCTCCTGGAAAACTTGCACACCGGGGAGATGTTCGACCCGTTAGGGCGCGGGATGGAAGACCTATCGCAGAGAATCCTCCGCACCCCCCTCGAGCCGCAACGGACGTTTCGCGATGACCCGCTGCGAATGCTCCGCGCGGTTCGACTCGCCTGTAAACTCGGATTCGCCATTGCAGAGGACTGCGAGGAGGCGATACGAGTCGAGGCGGATCGCCTGCGAATCGTCAGCGGCGAGCGCATTCGCGACGAGCTCACGAAGATGCTGCTGCACGCATCTGCCGGTACCGCTCTTCGGCGACTGGAGAGGCTTGGGTTGCTTGCAGCTTTCGCTCCAGAACTTCAGGCTATGGTCGGATGCGAGCAGAACGGGGTGCATATCTGCGACGTGTGGGAGCATACCGTACTCGCAGTAGAAGGGCTTCCCCCCGATGCATCGCTGCCGCTGCGCCTAGCAACCGTATTGCACGACGTAGGGAAGCCTCTCACGAAGTCGGTGGACGAAGATGGCAGGATTCGATTCTATGACCACCAAGTGGCGGGGCTCGCGCCGGCGAAGGCCTTCCTACGAAGACTCAAGTTCCCGAACCACGTGACCGCCGATACACTGAATCTCGTTCGGCTGCATATGCGCCCGGGAGGTTATTCGCCGCAATGGACGGACGGGGCTGTGCGCCGCCTATTGCGCGATGCAGGTCCGCTCTTCGATGACCTGCTCATCCTGTGTCGCGCCGATGCCGCTGCGCGAAGGGTGGACCTAGCCCCCCCGGACCTCGACGGTCTCGAGGAGCGTGCTCGCAAGGTGGCGACCGACTTTCACGCAGACGACGCGAAAAGCCCGCTGTCCGGGCGCGAGATTATGGACGCGCTCGGCATTCAACCGGGCGACGAGGTGGGACGACTCAAGAACGAGCTTACGGAGGCGGTGCTGGACGGACGGCTCGCGAAGGGAGATAAGGAAGGCGCCCTGCGCATGCTCCGGGCCATGCGAGAAGGTTAG
- the rsmA gene encoding ribosomal RNA small subunit methyltransferase A, which translates to MSRTSPTGIRSQLAELGIRPRKAWGQHFLCDRNALRRIVDAAELFEGQAVLEIGPGLGALTEELLARGHSVLAVERDPHLVDSLRAWAVPRLEIVHADFLRYDLEEALAKGVSAVVSNLPYCITTPVLERLLPAKPIRRMVLTVQKEVADRLTAVHGTRDYGALTVFAQHHANVRKHFTLSPGCFYPPPEVESAVVRMDRRDSWMSEVEERCLRDVVRAAFGGRRKTLRNALQTLMSREQAEALLAEVGVDPQRRAETLSVQTFEELARRLAATS; encoded by the coding sequence GTGAGTCGAACCTCGCCTACCGGAATCCGCTCCCAACTTGCCGAGCTCGGTATTCGTCCGCGTAAGGCTTGGGGGCAACACTTCCTTTGTGATCGCAACGCGCTGCGCCGCATCGTGGACGCCGCAGAGCTGTTTGAGGGCCAGGCCGTGCTCGAGATTGGCCCCGGGTTAGGCGCTCTTACCGAGGAACTACTTGCCCGGGGGCACTCGGTGCTTGCCGTCGAGCGAGATCCCCATCTCGTGGACAGCCTGCGCGCCTGGGCGGTCCCTCGGCTCGAGATCGTGCATGCGGACTTTCTCCGGTATGACCTGGAAGAAGCCCTTGCAAAGGGCGTCTCAGCAGTGGTCAGCAACCTGCCCTACTGCATCACCACTCCGGTTCTGGAGCGGCTGCTGCCCGCGAAGCCCATCCGACGCATGGTGCTGACCGTGCAGAAGGAGGTTGCCGATCGGCTGACGGCCGTTCACGGCACCCGCGATTACGGCGCTCTCACCGTGTTCGCACAGCACCACGCGAATGTCCGGAAGCACTTTACGCTGTCGCCCGGCTGTTTCTACCCACCTCCTGAGGTCGAAAGCGCCGTGGTGCGCATGGACCGGCGCGATTCGTGGATGTCGGAAGTGGAGGAGCGTTGCCTGCGCGACGTGGTCCGAGCCGCCTTCGGGGGGCGCAGAAAGACCCTGAGGAATGCCCTTCAGACGCTCATGAGCCGCGAGCAAGCGGAAGCGCTGCTAGCCGAAGTGGGTGTGGACCCACAGAGAAGAGCTGAGACACTCTCGGTGCAGACGTTCGAGGAACTCGCTAGGCGGTTGGCGGCTACCAGTTGA
- a CDS encoding TIGR00159 family protein, which produces MQEFWEAITGLGARSLLRAVEFLIVWYVIYRLLLLVRGTRAWPIMGGLLIFAIVYGLSAYLEMTTLHYILEKATVVGGLALVVLFFPELRQVLEQFGSVGPWTGSRLFSGTDTPAEVVEEIVSATAEMSKNRVGALIVVERTSQLADVAKTGVALDAKVSAPAIASLFFSGNPLHDGAVIIRGARIVAAACELPMPESHPHPEYHMRHRAAIGVTERTDAVSIVVSEETGRISVAQHGEMQSGLPVAALRTYLLAHLIPSGKVSSLLGVRLQAARRKWLRKGA; this is translated from the coding sequence TTGCAGGAGTTCTGGGAAGCAATCACGGGGCTGGGGGCGCGGTCGCTGCTGCGAGCCGTGGAGTTCCTGATTGTCTGGTACGTCATCTACCGCCTTCTGCTTCTCGTTCGCGGCACTCGGGCCTGGCCGATCATGGGCGGATTGCTGATCTTCGCCATCGTGTACGGGCTCAGCGCCTATCTCGAGATGACCACACTGCATTACATCCTGGAGAAAGCCACGGTCGTGGGTGGTCTGGCCCTAGTCGTTTTGTTCTTCCCTGAGCTTCGTCAGGTTCTCGAGCAATTCGGAAGCGTCGGTCCGTGGACGGGAAGCCGTCTGTTCAGCGGCACGGACACGCCGGCAGAAGTCGTTGAGGAAATCGTTTCTGCCACGGCCGAGATGTCCAAGAATCGTGTAGGTGCCTTGATCGTCGTGGAGCGCACCAGCCAGCTTGCAGATGTGGCCAAGACCGGAGTGGCGCTGGACGCCAAGGTGTCCGCGCCGGCAATCGCCAGCCTCTTCTTCTCGGGCAATCCCCTGCACGACGGGGCGGTGATTATCCGGGGTGCACGGATTGTGGCCGCGGCCTGCGAGCTACCCATGCCGGAGAGCCATCCGCATCCCGAGTACCATATGCGGCACCGGGCTGCAATCGGGGTGACCGAGCGCACCGACGCCGTGTCTATCGTGGTGTCCGAAGAAACGGGCCGAATATCGGTTGCACAGCACGGCGAGATGCAAAGCGGGCTACCAGTCGCCGCGCTTCGCACCTACTTGCTTGCTCACCTAATACCGTCTGGCAAAGTGTCATCGTTGTTAGGCGTGCGCCTGCAGGCCGCACGTCGCAAGTGGCTGAGGAAAGGAGCCTAA